Sequence from the Gopherus evgoodei ecotype Sinaloan lineage unplaced genomic scaffold, rGopEvg1_v1.p scaffold_38_arrow_ctg1, whole genome shotgun sequence genome:
ATTCTTCATCACAAAATTCATTGCAGGGATTGTCTAATGGCATTTGCTTAGCATTTTAGAAGGATAGTAGTGGCCACGATTAGCAGTTATTCAGGGCCCAGGTGTAGGACTCACTTTTTGTAGATCATGAGTAATAAGTCTATAAAATGAGTTTGTCTTTTTCGTGAATGGGAATGGTTCTTTAATTGATCAGagcaaatttttgtttgttttctttgcagaCTTTGGATCATGGGAAAGCCTGGGGATACCTGACATTCAGAGGTATATAGAGCTTGGTGTTATGTCTCTCAAACAGGATTAGAGAAAAAAGTTAATGGATAGGGACAGGGACTGACATGGGAGGAAAAAGGTGGTGGCTTTCTTGCCACTCAGCAGTCTTCCTCCACTGGTAGCTCTCTTTCCACTCATCTgattaataggatgaaattaagaaaaggaaaatttccTAACAGTTCAATCTAATCCACTGTGGAATACATTTCACAAGGAAAATGGTAGAAGTCCAATTACTTTTGTCATTTAAAACTAGCTTGAAGAAATCCCTGGAGACTATACCACAGTGAACAATTTGTGTTGGCAAAGAAATGGAGTCTATGACAAAttaggtctcttccatctctaacttctgtaATAGCTAAAAACAGTGGATAAACACGCTAGCTGTATTTCCTGCTAAAATCAATGAAATAGCAATGTTGTCATTTAAGTTGCCATCGTTGGGGTTCAGAATCAGTACTTTCATTGAGACAAATGGGAAATTCCCTGTGTTCTGAAAGCTATTTTACACCATCTATGAGatttataatttatttaataaaattttaCACTTCTAGTATTTTtaattcaaggatctcaaagtgttttataaacattaatgaattgaACTTCCCAACATCCCTGTAAAGCAGGAAAGAATTAGCTTTATTTTATAGATATGGAAACTAAATCAGAGAGAGGTGAAATGTCTTGCTCAAGCTAACAGAAGTGGTCAACAGCAAAGTCAGGACTACAATCCAGATGTCTGTCAGTCAATTGCCTGTGTTATCTGCTATACAACCTGTAGTGGGAGTGCATAGTATAGTGTAACTACTATAAAATATCTAGTGCTATGCCCAGCCGAAGCATTGGAGACACTGCACTGGCATAGTCACCAATATGGAGTTTGTTGTTCATAGCATTGTTTACCTATTCATCATCCTCTTTCCTTAGGCAAGACGTATAATGAAGTGAAAGAGATTGATAAGGTCATGTATCATGACTGGAGGATGGTGCCCAAACATGAAGAAGAGGCCTTCAAGAAATTTACTCCAGTGTCAGTGGAAACCATTCAGTGTGTGCCATACCCCCCTCTGCTCCGAGCCATGATCCTTGCACAAAGGCAGAAGGAAGGAAAACTTAACACAGAGGAACCACTGATTGATCTGGAGAAAATCATCTCCTTCACAGAGGACTActttcaaaatcagaaaaaagCTAAGGGGACACCAGTGTGAAGATCAAGAGCTGAGTGTGATGGAGCTTCTGAAATGCTCTCTAATACTCTGCGTGTTGACAGCTCATGCAATCTCCTTAATGAAGAATAGGACCGTAAGCCACATGCCCACTTCTGGTTCAATGTACTGAAGTTTAATACCTTGGCCTCTCAGTACTGTGCACATGCAGATGTGTGACTTTCTCATATATATTCAGAAAGATGTAGAGACGCTCAGGATTTTTAGCGACCTTTTGTTTGCAGAAGTTCCTCCCTTCTGATTCCCTGCCTTTTCTCCTGATATATGTCTCCTGGTGTCCAGGTCCCAATGACAGCTACCATCCTTCTGTGCAGGAAGACCACAAATGAGACTCTTTTTGAAAGGACGCTGTCATAGTTTAGGCCCACAATTAATTTAAAGCACAATAATGGTCAGAAGAATGActttaaaaatggcaccttctttcGCTATAGACCCTGCTACCCATCTAATAACTTCAGTAAATAcatgtttatttcttttttacttCTATTATCCCTCTAGCATAGTTGCAAGGACATCAGTTGGATTCTAGTCTGTCTTGTGGACCATCAGcagaagtgttaattaaattccAATTTTAGAATCCTTTGCCTTGACACATAGAGGCATCACCTCAACTGCACCCAAACCAAGCCTATAAATACCACTCACTTCAGCCAGGATTGTGAAGTTAATGGGCAAAATGAAAAGAATGCACCTTGACTTTCCTATCCCACATTGTTTGTCAAGTTGGCAGTGGTGAAGAAGAATCCATCTTTTTTTCTTGTAAACAGAGTAAAAATTTCGactccttttgaagtcagtggcaagctACCATTTGCTTCAATGGGAACACTTTCCCATGGAAGTCACAGAGACAATAAACATGGAATGCCCCAAGCCTATTTTTGGAGTCACTTATGAGAACAAAACTACTCTTAGACCCCCCCCTGCAGTGTTTGCAGCATGCTAGGCCATCAGACTTCAGCCATAAAACTTGTGAGAAACCAGTCAAGAAGAGCAAAGTGGATACATTTAAACCAATAACATAAATGATGATAAAATATATTAGAGTTTTACAATCTTTTTCTGTGATCTTATGTGGTATTGGTGATACAATAAAGAAATGTCAGTAACGTTTCTCTTCACTCCAAAAACGGGTATGTGATGGGTTTCCTCCAGGGTGCCACCTGAAActcaggtaccactgagccccatGACCCACCTGCCTGGGCTCCTTccctgtactgctgtgacaagctgcaaagcccccCAGCCTGTGCTTTCACTAGTATTtgtacaggtagggacacacccagctgcagttacacgcAGGCTCTCTAACCAGCAgtttcccagcctgggaccctACAGCAGTACTGTCCTGCTCTGGttaaatctggccagtatatgggtttaacaACTGGtccacctctccctcaatgtgaagaagaccatgcacacttgtggtaaccaagctgcaattttccccagacaccttaGTTGAATGTGcgctggtttggattaaaacataagtgtattaactacaaaaggatagattATAAattatagcaaacagatcaaagcagattacctagtacaggggtcggcaacttttcagaagtgttgtgctaagtcttcatttattcactccaatttaaggtttcatgtgccagtaatacattttaacgtttttagaaggtctctttctgtaagtctataatatataactaaactattgttgtatgtaaagtaaataaggttttaaaatgttttaagaagcttcatttaaaattaaattaaaatgcagagccctctggaccagtgtccaggacccaggtagtatgagtgccgctgaaaatcagctcacgtgccgcctttggcacgcatgccataggttgcctatcccgacctagtaaataaacaaaacagccaactgagcttaacatactaatcaccctgagtgataaacaggctggaagattcttaaggcacaagctgcgtTGGCTCTGCAGCTTGGATTTTCCAAATTTTCATACACAGGTTAGAAGTccctctagcctgggaccatcatttCCCACAGttaagttttttttcctcaggtGGTTCCAGGTGTGGTGTAGGGAGAGTGAGCCCCTGATGATGGCATTCTCCCCCCCTCCACTCTTTATATTTACTTCCCACTTGCTCCAacaagctcttttgctgtgacctgaatcaaacagttcccattgtgtaatGCTATCTTTGaaaggtttctattgtacacagttcctggggtaatccttgtgcttgtgtgcatttccccAATAAGCCTTTTTActattgtacctgaaaggctgcttttgGGTGATTTCAACCTcagaacatgtttcagtaacatacatagccaaacttaataacttcacatataatgatagcacatacaatccaatgagatattaatgtctagcagatcaagacttttacaatgatacctcacaaggcatacttcgTACAAAACATattctaattacatgacagtggtgaatattgcgGTGCCAGGGTGTCACAGGATACTTatattttgctgcttttatattttgAGAGTTATTCTTTGCCCTTTCCCACCCCTGGCATGAGCAATACTGCCCTTGCCATGCTCCCAATCCAGTAGAGGAGACCCTGAGACTT
This genomic interval carries:
- the MRPS34 gene encoding 28S ribosomal protein S34, mitochondrial, with product MARKKLYRPIAAMAKKIREYRALKNRPRDSQRFALDYETMIRPFTNKRLPVLAWEDVRNENRLFTLLCQLRRFGIGRMVTRKSWLWQYDEPCYWVVTKVRVDYTAETLDHGKAWGYLTFRGKTYNEVKEIDKVMYHDWRMVPKHEEEAFKKFTPVSVETIQCVPYPPLLRAMILAQRQKEGKLNTEEPLIDLEKIISFTEDYFQNQKKAKGTPV